The window AAGTTCTCTCCTGCTGGATTTGAGCCATGGATGATGTGTCCGGCATATGGCCTTGCCGAGCATACAGTAGGGGTCACAGGCCGTAGTTCCGAAGGGAGGAAGCCAAGGAATCCGAGGATAATTGAAGTCAATCAGAGAAAGCTGGCACAGGGGGTAAGTCGGGTGCAGAAGGGGTCACTTGTTAAGTCAGCATAAAGTGTAGTTTGTACGACGGCGGACTAACTCGAGAGAATTTCTCTTTTGGAAGAGACACACTTCCCTAAGAAAATCACCCATTCAAACGTGGTATGCTCGATCAGTAGAGGTTTTGCGTGGATAAAAAAAATGACAAACCAAGAAAAGTGCTCCTTGGGGTACGTGCTGCTGCTACACTAACGATGAGCCCCCCCTACCGTCGCTGGCGTCAGTTTTATCCTGGCGTCAGTTTTATCAAGGGACACGTAGAGATTGACGCCTTGCGGAACGTTCTTGCTGGGCTGAGCTGGTCTTGGAGGTTGgttctgtttctgttctctttcttgtttcttcccAGGATACAGTAGAAATTATCATGCCTGGAGCAAAATCAGAGGGCGCAATGCGCGCCAAGCTCATCGTCGGGTGTGGAGAGCCTCACCAAGGCGTCATCGGTAAGTCCTCAGGCTCCTGCCTTTCATGAAGTTTTTTTCAGATCTCAGTCAACACCTCGAACTGCTTCTTTCTATCTGCAAGGGCAGAACCTCTGCTGTCCGTCTTGCTGGAGGCAGCTTGCTTCCCTGCTACTTGGAAACACGAACACATGTCCGTCGAACCGAATATCGGCGAACAGGCAGAGCGAATTGCAATGATAACATAATACAGCCACGGATTTTTGCGTAAAACATCTGAGGAGGAAGCTCCTAACCCCCATACAGTAGTTCTAGCTCAAGACCGTGCATCAATCGCCTACTATTACTATTGTACCTTGGAGGCTGATCGCAGAGCCGCGACAGATTACATCGTCAGGCCAAGGACGACAGCTTTCTCCAACAGCTTCAACAGCAACGAGTGAGTCGTTAGTTTGAATCAGCATATTTACTGATCTGGAATTGTGTCTCTATCTATTTCTGCGAGTGTTTTAAGACTTCCGTGTTCCCTGGATGCAGTGAAGATTGTAGACCCGAAGCTGTTGCACGAGCTGCCGGAGTGGCGAATCGGCGAAGTGTGGGTCAGTTCTCACAGCGCGGCTTCAGGCTATTTTCGCTGTCCGGTGGAGACGGCTTCAACGTTCAACTTGCACCTCGACACAGCTGATGGAGCCGTCAGTGGCGACAGGACTTTCCTTCGGACAGGAGACCTCGGTTTTCTCGGTGACGGCGAGCTCTTTATTACTGGTCGCCTCAAAGACGTTATCATTATTCGGGGCTGCAACTACTACCCTCAAGATATCGAGGAAGCTGTAGAACGGTGCGCTGCAGTGCGCAAAGGTGGAGTTATGGCGTTCGCTATCAGTACCGTCAATGACGGCGAAGGGTTAGGAGTGGCGGCAGAAATTCAGAGTAAGATTTTTCTCAACCCGTTTGCTGACCTCGCTTTTGCCATAAATCCGTGCATAGTCACCACTGTGTAAAGAATGGGACCAGATGAAGTAATACGAAAGTTGAAGAACCGTGAGCCTCATGCAATCGAAGACATAAACACTATCAAGCAAGCCCACGGCTCTCGACAGGCTTGTCCCGTAGATTAAAGGCTTAGTGAGACATGAAAGGTGCTCCTCCACAAACAGTGAAGAAAGTGGCGGGTTCACCCTAGCCATTGATTATGACTGCGTGTGTGAAACAGAAGGCACCGACACACCCGTGAAGTTGAAGATGATTCACTCTGACATTGTTCGGGCCGTGAACAAGGCTGTTCATCTACCACTACATCGTCTTTGGCTTCTCAGGGCCGGTTCCTTGCCCAAAACAACAAGTGGCAAACCGAGACGgtcagaagcgagaaggaaactgcTTCAGGCAGAGCGTTGCACTGACATTCTGTattcacacacacatgaTCTCACCAGTTCAGGATACCGCCCGATCCAACCAGGCACGCTTGAGCTTGGTATGGAACAACAACGTAGAGACTCAGGGAACAGACCCAACAGTGACGTTAACAAGTCACTCTCTGAGACGCCTGCCATCGCTGCGTGTCCAGAGCACGCCGAGGATGGCTTTTTGTTTACGAAGGGACAACAGGGTTTGCATGAGGCCGAACACGACCACCGCGGAACGACAGAAGCCAACTTGGCAGAACCGGCATCAACTATGTGCTTGGGTCCGACAGCCATGGGTACGGACGCATTAAACTCCACCAAAAAGGAACTTCCTGAAcacgaagatgaagaagaactGTCGATGATGATAGAGTGTTTCGCTCGTGTAACTGGGATCGAGAAGTCAAGCTTACAGCCGGATAcacccttcctctcgctcgggTTGGACTCGCTGACTGCGGTTGAGCTGGCTAACGATATTCAGCGAATGATGAAGCAGCCTGTAGAGCCTTTTGAGCTTTTCGAATTTGCTGACCTCCGCAGCCTTGTCGTCCACTTACGGAGTAAGAAGCGCAATCAAGGAGGTGCAAGAGATCGACAAACAAGGCCCAGTCCGGAACTCTCACTATGCAGTGTTCAAGAACAGCCGCCGGGCGTGTTTGTCACAGGTGTCGCGTGTGCGCTTCCGGGTTCCTGCCAGACTCCTGGCCATCTGTGGGAACTCCTGGAAGCAGGTATTGATTGCGTTGGGCCAGTTCCATCGAACAGGTGAGTTGCACATCATAGCACTCCCCAGTTGGTCAGAGCGCATTCCGTCCACTTAAATTTTCCGCCATTAGACCCCCGAGCATTGCTGTGGGTCGGCCCTACCGTTGCTACAATGCGTAGAAGTTTGGCAGCCGGCAACCCTTATTTATTCTGTCGAAGGAAAATGGCGTACAGAACCAATGAGTTCGATGCCGCTCGGGCGTATCGGTGTCGCGAGTGCCCCCAGTGTGCCGCACCTGCGACTCTGCGCATCGGAAAAGACGCAGTCGTTTGAGCAATACGGAGTGTTATGCAAGAAACCGGTTGCTGGAGGGGGTGCCGCCGGATACAAACTTCCCTCCAGAAAAAAGCAATGCATTACTGACCTTGGCTCAGGTCACAGACCGAGTTGAACTGCAACAGCGACCCTAATGAAAGTTTGGAAGCAGCCATGCGTGCCCTTTTTTGGCGTTGAGCGGGTGCCTACTGCTACGTCAGGACCCTCTACCCAGCGCAGGACTTCAAGGTCAACCGGGAACCCAGAGCGGCAAACTCGACTTTGCACTTTACAGAGGGAGGCTTCCTGGACGATGTGGACCTTTTCGATAATTCGTTCTTCGGAATCCCTGACGCTGAGGTGACTATTTCGCTTATGTCGGAATCTAGTACTTTTTTAACGATAAGCTGAACCCTCAGCAAAACCCGCCGTGTGTGCCGAAATATACAAACGTATATATGGGTGTACTGATGTTCTGATGGACAATAAtctaaacatatatatatatatatatatatataggtatgcatgcacatgatGGCGGAATCAAGGGTAAATCTGTTCTGGTGCTCTACTCCTGACTGTTTTCGGCTCTCTCGTTGTCTATGcaaaagaagcggagacaacTCTCCTTGGGTTTGTCGCCAAGAGCCTGCGACATGTTGGCATGCAGAAAGGCAAGCGCTACGGAAACTGCTTGCCTTCGAGTGGAGCTACCTCTTATTCGTGGACCGATGTGTGTAGGCGAGGACAATGGATCCGCAGCAGCGGTTACTGTTGATGAAAGCCGTAGAGGCACTCCATGCAGCTGGGATCGATAGGAATAACTCAAGGCCTGCCCCCATTGCGACGTTCGTTGGCTGTTGCTCCACTGATTGGTGAGGACCTACCTAGTTACCTCTTTCCAGAGTGCACGCAGTCTCCTCGAATAATAACTGATACAACCTGAATCGATGTTCGACTGTCCTCAAGTACTATATTGATCTTGAACATGTAAAGTCCCGCTGCGATGAAGAACGGGGCATAGCAATACAGTGGGCATATGCTTCTTATGCTTTTTTTTCACCAGGCAGCGAATGAATCATGGCGAACAGATCCAGAGTTTCTCCGCCACAAGTCACTCGACCAGTATGCTCTCCAACCGTCTGTCGTACACTCTTGGATTGACGGGGGCATCGATCACGGTGGATACCGCCTgctcctcgtcgtcgactGCCCTGCATTGTGCGCTGCAAGAATTACAACACCGGCGTGCGTCATGCCACACAGCTGTGGTAGCCAGCGTGAACTTGCTGCTGACCACGGATGTGACGCTGGCATTCGCACGAGcaggttttctctctccaacCTACAGGTGCAGGACTTTTGACGATGCTGCTGATGGCTTTGTTCGAAGCGAAGgtgtcgtcgtcttcgtgttGCAAAGTGACCTTTCCGAAACATCGAAAGAACAAGACGCCGCGCCATGTCGGACCAACTCGGAACAGCAAAACGAATGGAGAACACGACAGGCCCACGGTTTCAGACATCAACCACGAGGTAACGAAGGCGATCAAGGATCTTGTGGGACCGGGACTCGTGCTTCCAACCAACTCTGCCGCATTTTAGCTTCTGCCGTTGTTCATGGAGGTAAAACAGGCAGTGTCACAGCGCCGTCGGGACCGTCTCAAGAATACCTATACAGGCAGACATTTGCCCGAGCTCAGGTCTCTCCGAGTGCGGTGGACATAGTGGAGACCCATGGGACTGGCACGCGACTGGGAGATCCTATTGAAATCAGCGCTTTATGCAACAGTTTCGCTCCCGACAtggaaaagcgaagaaaccgaCTTGTGCTGGGTGCTCTAAAGACCAACCTTGGACATCTAGAAGGAGCCTCCGGCCTCGCAGGACTGCTGAAAACAATACTTTGCCTTAACAGACAACAAGTCCCCCCGAATTTGCACCTTAAAAGGCTCAACCGCTTCATTGATTTTAGGAGTTTGCCAGTGTTACTGCCTACTAAGACAGTGCCGTTgccagcttcttcctcgccgaagGATACTATCGCGCTTGTAACTTCGTTGGGTTTCGGAGGAACATATGCACAGGTGGCTGTTCAAGTGTCGTCTGACACTGGTACTGAGCGGTTGCTTCGGAAGCAAGAACTGGTGCAGTGGAACAAGAAATGTTTCTACGTTGGAAGAATAGCTCCACAGAACAATTCTTTAGGCTCCGCGGGTGACCACAGTGGCAAGGAAGGACCGTGTTTCTGGGAAATGGGTTGGGAGTTCCTGCTCGAACTCGACAACATTtcgccggcggcgcctgcgctccGTGGTGAACAAGCTCCTCCCACGAAGTGGCTCGTCCTCACTTCCCCCAAGACCCAGCCGAGCTTTCGCAACTTCTCTGTGGATATGTTTCTGCCTGGTGTCCGAATGACATTTTGTAGCGTGGAAGAACTGAAGGCACCGGAACAGGTGGAGTCGGTTTTGAAAGCCGAGACCTGGACAGCAATCGTGGCTACTTATACCTCAGAGGCTGGACGCTGTATGACAGACGCAACTGAAGTCATTGCCAGGACACTTCTGATCCTCCAAGCGTACGGGCGAATGGCCCGTCAATCGGCTCTTTTGCCACGAATTCTCTTTGTGACTCAGGGCTGTTTTCACGTTGAATCGGTTGGCTCTCTCTTGAATGCTTCTCCAAATAATGCTGGTATCACTGGATTTGTTCGTGCTTGCCGGCTGGAGATCGAAAGCTTATCAGGCCGGACAGCGCCAGTTTATTTGATGGATTTCGCGGCAAACGGCACACTAACAGAAACGCTTAGTGCCACATCGAAGCTGCTTGGTATGATTGAAGCTGGTATTGTTGACGAAACGGAGTTTGCAATCCGCAGAACGCGCATTTTTGCCCCGCGTCTGCTCCCCCTTCACCTTGGCTTTGAAGAAAGTTTTCCTGCTTACGACCACTATTTGGGTCTAACCAGCAAAGCCGAGGAAAGACCGTCGGCCACTCCCGAGTTCCCATGTCTCGTTGAACCAGCCAACAAAGCTTGTCGTGTACGCCTCCTAGCCGTCTGTCTTGATGAGATATTCCCAATAGAAGCGATACCAGCTTCGAGTAAGGCTTAACTAAGGGAGCCAGAGCCCTGTCCTTTTCTTATGTTTACCTCATCCCTCTCCCCTCACCCCCCTTTGCAAAAAACCCTGGTGCACCGCGCAGAAAATTCCTATGGCTACACCTAGATACGTTATAAACGACCCGATTACGTGTTCAGTCGCAGCAATGTAACGTGCATGAAGGTCGTCACATGCTAACAAGAACAGACTTGGATTGTCCACGTCTCTAGTCACTGGAGCCCGTTTCAAGGACGCTGTCAAATGCATGATGTTTGTAATCTGAGAACGAAAGACGTTCCACTAAAATATTTAAGAGCAGCACTTCGACAGCACCGGGAAGTGGTGCCCTCCTGTGACTTAGTGTGAGGCTTGACAGTTTCGCTTTTTTAATTTTGTGCTCAAGGTCCAGGAAACGGTTCATGCCtctgcggctgcagcgggaTTCTGCTTGAGCTCGGTGTGGAGAGCGAACACCTCACAGTTGGAGACATCGTCTGTGGAATCGTGCCCCGGCCTCAGTTCGAGATTGCGGACATTCCTGGCTCCCTATTGCACCCTGTTCCACCGTCGTTTTCTTATGAATTAGCTGCTGCCCTCCCTCCACAGCTGGCATTATTGCTCTGGGCCCAGGAACAGGCCCCTCCTCTTGCGACGCCTCCTGTGGAGCCGGTGTCGCGAGTCCTCATCGTCGGAGCAGGCTGCGGAGTAGGGCTCGTAGCAGCCACCCACTTTCAGACTCTGGGCGTGAAGACATTTGCAATTGTTTGCACGGAGGAGCAGATCCAGGCACTGGTTCACTACCAAGTTCCACGTGCAGCAATATGGTGTTATGATCGGCCGGACCTGAGAAGTGTGTTGAGGCGGGAAATCGGGCATTCAAGTATTGATATGGTAGTCTGGGCACTAAAGAAAGAATTCGAGTCCAGTAACAACCATCTGCTGTACTTGCTCAAGCATGGTGGTTCCTTCGTGGACCTCGTTGCTTGTCATCCCGAGTCAAGACTAGGGTGGCGACTTGATGTCACATACGTGCACTGTACGTTAGATCTTGCTGCCCATCCTTACCATGCAGAAAAATTTTGCAAAAACCTTGCACGCTCTTGCGAGATTCTCCGACAGAGAACAGCGCCTCAAATGCAGCCGATACTGCATGTCTTTTTCGATCACGCGCACCGATTGGGCCAACAACATTGCTCCTTGGCTTTTGCCCCCATGACCGAGGCAGTGACCACACAAATGTTGCCCAGCCCAATGGATTCCAGCAAACGAAAGGCGTCTTGTAGACCAGACGTTAATGCCGTGGAGTTTGTTTCGGGTTATTTACACGCCGGGAGTGTAGTCTGCAGCCTGCCGAGCCCCATGTTCTTCAACAAGGCATCCCCAAGCAGCGGAAACCCTCAGCCTACTGTCTCGACTGCCTCCTCCGACGCAGCGCTCGGGAACAAGGCAGCATCGAACATCCGATCAGGGACAGTGATTGTCTTTGACTGCGGATCGGGCAGCACATGGCAACATCTCAGACGGTGGCTTTCAGATGAAGGTGCTTCGCACATTGTTGTAGTTCGCGCGTGTAAGGAAGCAGCCGCTTGCACCGCAGGGATGAAAACCCCTCATGAGTCCTGGGTGAAGAATGGCCAACTACGGTCACGGACCCTGATCCAGGAAGTGATCTGTCAGCCAGATCAACCTGGAGAGGTTGTCGCGTTGTTTAAGAGGCTTAAAGAAGATCTACATTTTCCTCACGTTCGCGGCATTTTCTACAGCGTGGGAGAGAAGCTCGACAGTCTGCTCGCGAACCTAACAACCAACTCGGTACACGACATGTTGAGGACGGCCGCAGGAGCGTGGTCGATTCATCATGCTTTGGGACAGTTCGGTATGGAGGTCGAATTGGATTTCTTTATTCTTTTCTCCAGTATTTCATCCCTGTTTGGCAGCATCAGCCAGTCACTATCAGCTGCAGTTCATGCCTCTCTAGACGCACTTGCGTACTACAGGAGGCATCTCGGCCTTGTGGCTACAAGCATTCAGTGGGCCCCTTGGACCGATGGATCAAGCGGGACTTCGGCACAAATCGTTCGTCGCTGGCTAGAAAAAGGAGGAGTTTCTAGTGTTCGAAATCCTTTAGCCGCCGTGAGTGCGATTCTCAAGAACCAGACTGTCGTTGGTCCTGTTGTTGCTTGCTTCAACGCGGATCCTGTCATCATGCGCGAACTGGGGGACTTTGACCGAGAATCTGCTCTACTTTACTCGGGATCAGCCGAAGACACAAGAGGCTCGTCTGCTGGCAGTGTCAAAATGAGAACAAGTCCGGCCCAATCCCGCGTTATCCCGGTGTCCCCGTCTATGGACGCGAGCGGGGTATACCGACAGGACGAACTTCTGGCGATCTTGGCGCAGTTGGTTAGGAGGGAAGTCCTAGAGGTCGCCGCTTGCTACGTTGTCTTCGAAGGTAACAACCTGCCTACTGATGAGTCATTGGTCTCCCTTGGGCTTGATTCTCTCGCAGCTGTCGAGCTGAGGCAGGCTCTGCAGCAACGCTTTTGCGTCAACATAGAACCAACCTTCCTTGAGGCTGACGCAACAATTGATACCATTTCGGCTTTACTTGTTACGCAGGTGGCTGCCTGTCTAACGGGCACGCCCTCCGCTGtgcctctgtcttttccttgtctctcgactGCGGTAGATGACTGCGCGCTGGTCAGCTTGGCGCTCCGACTTCCCGGTCGCTGCGACTCTCTGGACGCTTTCTGGGCTGCTCTACAAAGCGATGCCGGGCATTGGATTCCGGGGGATTCGGCAGCATGTGACGAATGCTTCCGGAATTGTGCGAAAAGCAGAGAGTTTCCCGCAGAATCGCAATCTCTTGGCACCGGCCTCTACCCCAGGCCAGGCGTCTGTTGGTTGAGCAGCCGTGACACATTCGACAACCACTTCTTCGGATTATCTTTCACAGAAGCTTTGGCCGCCGATCCGTGTCATCGATTGCTTTTAGAGACAACGTACGAAGCACTATGCAAACTCAACATGGAACCACAGGCGGACTCGTCCGGTACTCCcatcgccgtcttcgctACATCTTCAGGTAGCCGAATGCAGACCTCCCTTCCACCGTCCATTAACACATCCGGCTTTCAGCATCCGCAACGCAGTGACAGTTGCTTAGCCGCGAGCTTTCTGTCTTACCATCTGAGTTTAACCGGCGTGGCGGTGCCCATTGATGGCAGTGATAGCGCCTCACTGATCGCATTGGCTCTCGGATGGGAACACCTGCGAGGAAAGGATGCCATGTGTCCAGCCGTAGTCGTCGCAGCAGGATCGCTGCTCCCGGTATGCCCCAATGATACGCCCTTCTCATGTACCAGTCCCACATCACGCCGTTTCCGAGGCCGCGATCTCTATATTCTCCCTGGCAGAGACACATGTGCTGTGCCTCGGGGCGAAGGCATTGTTTCTGTCGTTTTGCAGCGTTTGCCCGTAGCCCGAGAAAATGGGAACAGCCCAATGGCCATATTAAAGGGCGTTTCTTTAATCCGTATGGGCCGAGGAGAGGTACCTGTTTCACCACAGTGGAGCGCGGCAGACGCAAGGTtacgagaaaaaacgatgACTGAGGCTCTCAAGATGGGTAAGGTCGATCCAAGAACAGTTGCTATATGGGAAACGGACAGGCTAACAGGAACGCAACCGGAAGATGCTTCTACAGTGGCATCAATGGCTGCTATTTTCGGTCCTAGAGATCTCACCCAGTCGAACTCCCCACTCGTTTTAGGAAATGCCGCTTTGCACATCGGGCACACAGGGGAAACCTCTGGCCTCGCGACTCTAGCCAAATTAGTGTTGATGCTGGAGCATGGATACGCTGCACCGAttcctcgtctccagagTCTGCATCCCGACGTCAAAAGAGGACTCCTGCCTTGTGGATTTCTAATGTTCCCCTGCAAGAAGATGgaccttctcgcttttcgtcAGTCCCCGGACCACGTATACGGCCCgaacggaaaaagagacgagaaacacgGTCGTCCTTTAGTTGGAGGCATTAGCTCTTTTGGATCCGACAGAACATCAGGATGCGTGATTATCGAATCTTCTACCAGACGACGCTGGCACAAATCGGACAAAAGCGACCCAGTGGACTTTGAGGGGTCACCAGCTGTTATGCAGGGCACAGTTAAAGCTGACTGTCACGATTCCCTTCACATGCCATCAACTCCTGGTTCCCAACGCAAAATAGGAGGAGAGGACAGAGCGGTTTGGTTATTTTGTGACGACGTATGGGGACTGCTGTCAGTGGGACGTGGTCTCTACTGTACAGACCgggccttcgcctctcttt is drawn from Neospora caninum Liverpool complete genome, chromosome X and contains these coding sequences:
- a CDS encoding putative KR domain domain-containing protein; the encoded protein is MCGAFHPGTKESLYDLPVESYAEFTEKYQEFLVSTWGHRLRFFSWLPVTHDMGTSLSCVILRLVGMLCVPLFFGCTAFLMSPVDFVSAPDLWLAGMSKFGCSFTAAPDFAYALAARKTSDDLVSELNFEKVMACVNGAEPIRPATIEAFLQKFSPAGFEPWMMCPAYGLAEHTVGVTGRSSEGRKPRNPRIIEVNQRKLAQGDTVEIIMPGAKSEGAMRAKLIVGCGEPHQGVIVKIVDPKLLHELPEWRIGEVWVSSHSAASGYFRCPVETASTFNLHLDTADGAVSGDRTFLRTGDLGFLGDGELFITGRLKDVIIIRGCNYYPQDIEEAVERCAAVRKGGVMAFAISTVNDGEGLGVAAEIQSKIFLNPFADLAFAINPCIVTTV
- a CDS encoding putative KR domain domain-containing protein; the protein is MVVWALKKEFESSNNHLLYLLKHGGSFVDLVACHPESRLGWRLDVTYVHCTLDLAAHPYHAEKFCKNLARSCEILRQRTAPQMQPILHVFFDHAHRLGQQHCSLAFAPMTEAVTTQMLPSPMDSSKRKASCRPDVNAVEFVSGYLHAGSVVCSLPSPMFFNKASPSSGNPQPTVSTASSDAALGNKAASNIRSGTVIVFDCGSGSTWQHLRRWLSDEGASHIVVVRACKEAAACTAGMKTPHESWVKNGQLRSRTLIQEVICQPDQPGEVVALFKRLKEDLHFPHVRGIFYSVGEKLDSLLANLTTNSVHDMLRTAAGAWSIHHALGQFGMEVELDFFILFSSISSLFGSISQSLSAAVHASLDALAYYRRHLGLVATSIQWAPWTDGSSGTSAQIVRRWLEKGGVSSVRNPLAAVSAILKNQTVVGPVVACFNADPVIMRELGDFDRESALLYSGSAEDTRGSSAGSVKMRTSPAQSRVIPVSPSMDASGVYRQDELLAILAQLVRREVLEVAACYVVFEGNNLPTDESLVSLGLDSLAAVELRQALQQRFCVNIEPTFLEADATIDTISALLVTQVAACLTGTPSAVPLSFPCLSTAVDDCALVSLALRLPGRCDSLDAFWAALQSDAGHWIPGDSAACDECFRNCAKSREFPAESQSLGTGLYPRPGVCWLSSRDTFDNHFFGLSFTEALAADPCHRLLLETTYEALCKLNMEPQADSSGTPIAVFATSSGSRMQTSLPPSINTSGFQHPQRSDSCLAASFLSYHLSLTGVAVPIDGSDSASLIALALGWEHLRGKDAMCPAVVVAAGSLLPVCPNDTPFSCTSPTSRRFRGRDLYILPGRDTCAVPRGEGIVSVVLQRLPVARENGNSPMAILKGVSLIRMGRGEVPVSPQWSAADARLREKTMTEALKMGKVDPRTVAIWETDRLTGTQPEDASTVASMAAIFGPRDLTQSNSPLVLGNAALHIGHTGETSGLATLAKLVLMLEHGYAAPIPRLQSLHPDVKRGLLPCGFLMFPCKKMDLLAFRQSPDHVYGPNGKRDEKHGRPLVGGISSFGSDRTSGCVIIESSTRRRWHKSDKSDPVDFEGSPAVMQGTVKADCHDSLHMPSTPGSQRKIGGEDRAVWLFCDDVWGLLSVGRGLYCTDRAFASLLEQVEQALGNRLPERLSRLLYPSTAAEFQSAQDALASPHIEALMFFSLQWALARHLWQQEGKPTAVMGLGIGEIAAAAVSGILSLEDALELVELLASETRSCAGRKEPMAWENMNSSSLHESGYGTAGFCGRAQAYERSPVLFGLDATPKSESGALDYSFPGCGRGTCSRGDFETPESHPICHSTDVLQGCSFIKARRVSCPSPIIQHAWEKDAHGNPAKDGEAELMMDQFGFRPEPSKRLGQITTRITLHNATCLYISTVSGRLATDTLIRTAEYWDPLVPKKQRIHRAVETAAHAMKARKLICIGCSAHDGVHLLVGWPSLHPINRSPLRLFSFTGSTPSPQLLVPCESASRSSPRAAVVEPCGADANLGGLTPWWKRLLFRLPPLEGFSSCGAGRLGIPEGRLRAEAPPPDHPVINHLQTAAMHGPKQAGRTLCAASPQKGEENEKGCKDETVNRQQTCSSSYRRRGEPGLPDPAPSLSRSLEASSPKYWPSLEIAVELFIMTGLEQQSKAAVVASSWLLFCDIVAPSQASSSSVLPFDTGHGEPLSRSLKTTAQAAVVCVENVKTQVCSIRIECEQGSKRPREKAACCFVTNAAALGKTEPAVSSLSRIRWLPAVKLPEAWLRTRSAGVWPCKIKVTQAARHLSTKADLQEVYWGKRHILCRIRVPQNPREGGVNCSQLSAALARLVTVSLGVAATCFFRHPESSGRASDTQPRSPVEDDQTIHVNNLWVCPYVPFSECWCVIRHRKNSISLNEGEGGNRGRCDVEIFSENGTAVAVALGFGIRNQAPSTRTMVAGTGRQSSVSRSVRVA